The following coding sequences are from one Xiphias gladius isolate SHS-SW01 ecotype Sanya breed wild chromosome 14, ASM1685928v1, whole genome shotgun sequence window:
- the nmnat3 gene encoding uncharacterized protein nmnat3 — translation MANRRVPLVLLACGSFNPITNQHMRLFELARDHMHSTGQYQVVGGIVSPVSDGYGKQGLALAKHRIAMAKLAVKSSNWVMVDEWESQQPDWTETVVTMRYHHGRILKEYEQSTGMINNSSGNTTPLSNHSPQLKLLCGADFLDTFKIPGLWQDEHVEEVAGRFGLVCISRGRLQPERAVHESDTLSRHQQNIFLVREWVRNETSATEVRRALRRGLSVKYLIPDSVIEYIHQHNLYTEDSERRNKGMVLRPLTKQAQQPVKSLDDCSGPQRTSQTESKETSKDTANMPADLNGYWKMISSDNFEEYLKALDVNVAIRKIATLLKPDKDIVHDGDHIIIKTLSTFKNYNMDFYVGKEFEEDLSGVDDRKCMTTITWEGDKLVCVQKGEIEGRGWSHWVDGDELHLPERKGLNTTVSPAATMPADFSGKWILETNDKFEEYLKALNIDFATRKIALALSQTKVVIQDGDKFDFKTLSTFRNYELAFTVGVEFDEYTKGLDNRNVKSLVTWEGDKLVCSQKGEKANRGWKHWIEGDKLYLELTCEDIVCLQVFKRKE, via the exons ATGGCCAACCGCCGTGTTCCACTAGTCTTGTTAGCCTGCGGTTCGTTTAATCCAATCACTAACCAGCACATGAGGTTGTTTGAGCTGGCCAGGGACCACATGCACAGCACAG GCCAGTACCAGGTGGTGGGTGGCATCGTGTCTCCAGTGAGTGACGGCTATGGAAAGCAAGGCCTGGCATTGGCTAAGCACCGCATTGCTATGGCAAAACTGGCCGTCAAGAGCTCCAACTGGGTCATGGTTGATGAATGGGAGAGCCAGCAACCAGACTGGACAGAGACAGTGGTCACTATGAG ATATCACCACGGACGTATTCTAAAGGAGTATGAGCAAAGCACAGGGATGATCAACAACTCCAGCGGTAACACCACTCCCCTTTCAA ACCACTCTCCCCAGCTGAAACTCCTGTGTGGAGCTGATTTCCTTGACACATTCAAGATCCCAGGCTTGTGGCAGGATGAGCACGTGGAGGAGGTGGCCGGGCGTTTTGGCCTCGTCTGCATCAGTCGAGGCAGGCTGCAGCCTGAGCGGGCCGTGCATGAATCGGACACGCTCTCCCGCCAccaacaaaatattttcctggTGAGGGAATGGGTGAGGAATGAGACGAGCGCCACAGAGGTGCGGCGGGCTCTGAGACGGGGTCTGAGCGTGAAATACCTGATCCCCGACTCTGTGATAGAATATATTCACCAGCACAACCTTTACACAGAGGACAGCGAGAGGAGAAATAAGGGCATGGTGCTGAGGCCGCTCACCAAGCAAGCACAACAGCCAGTGAAAAGTCTGGATGACTG TAGCGGTCCACAGCGGACCTCACAGACTGAAAGTAAAGAAACCAGCAAAGACACAGCCAACATGCCAGCTGATCTGAACGGATATTGGAAAATGATTTCCAGTGATAACTTCGAGGAGTACCTGAAAGCTCTCG ATGTAAATGTCGCCATCAGGAAAATTGCAACCTTGTTGAAGCCTGACAAGGACATCGTCCATGACGGGGACCACATAATCATCAAGACCCTCAGCACCTTCAAAAACTACAACATGGACTTTTACGTGGGCAAAGAGTTTGAGGAGGATTTGTCTGGAGTGGATGACAGGAAATGCATG ACCACTATCACTTGGGAGGGAGACAAGCTGGTCTGTGTGCAGAAGGGAGAGATTGAAGGTAGAGGCTGGAGCCACTGGGTGGACGGAGATGAGCTTCATTTG CCAGAAAGAAAAGG TCTAAACACAACAGTGTCACCAGCTGCCACCATGCCTGCAGACTTCAGTGGGAAATGGATACTGGAAACCAATGACAAATTTGAGGAATATTTGAAAGCATTAA ATATTGACTTTGCTACAAGGAAAATTGCCCTCGCCCTGTCTCAGACCAAGGTGGTCATCCAAGATGGAGACAAATTTGACTTCAAAACACTAAGCACCTTCAGGAACTATGAGCTGGCCTTCACTGTAGGGGTGGAGTTTGATGAGTACACCAAGGGACTAGACAACAGAAATGTCAAG AGTCTGGTGACCTGGGAGGGGGACAAGCTGGTGTGCAGCCAGAAAGGAGAGAAGGCCAACCGTGGCTGGAAACACTGGATCGAAGGAGACAAACTCTACCTG GAGCTGACGTGCGAAGATATAGTTTGTCTCCAGGTGTtcaagagaaaagaataa
- the rbp1.1 gene encoding retinol-binding protein 1.1, giving the protein MPADLNGYWKMISSDNFEEYLKALDVNVAIRKIATLLKPDKDIVHDGDHIIIKTLSTFKNYNMDFYVGKEFEEDLSGVDDRKCMTTITWEGDKLVCVQKGEIEGRGWSHWVDGDELHLELRAAGVVCKQVFKKT; this is encoded by the exons ATGCCAGCTGATCTGAACGGATATTGGAAAATGATTTCCAGTGATAACTTCGAGGAGTACCTGAAAGCTCTCG ATGTAAATGTCGCCATCAGGAAAATTGCAACCTTGTTGAAGCCTGACAAGGACATCGTCCATGACGGGGACCACATAATCATCAAGACCCTCAGCACCTTCAAAAACTACAACATGGACTTTTACGTGGGCAAAGAGTTTGAGGAGGATTTGTCTGGAGTGGATGACAGGAAATGCATG ACCACTATCACTTGGGAGGGAGACAAGCTGGTCTGTGTGCAGAAGGGAGAGATTGAAGGTAGAGGCTGGAGCCACTGGGTGGACGGAGATGAGCTTCATTTG GAGCTTAGAGCTGCAGGAGTTGTTTGCAAGCAGGTCTTCAAGAAGACCTAA
- the copb2 gene encoding coatomer subunit beta', producing the protein MPLRLDIKRRLTARSDRVKSVDLHPTEPWMLASLYNGSVCVWNHETQTLVKTFEVCDLPVRASKFVARKNWVITGADDMQIRVFNYNTLERVHMFEAHSDYIRCIAVHPTQPYILTSSDDMLIKLWDWEKKWSCSQVFEGHTHYVMQIVINPKDNNQFASASLDRTIKVWQLGSSSPNFTLEGHEKGVNCIDYYSGGDKPYLISGADDRQVKIWDYQNKTCVQTLEGHAQNVSCVSFHPELPIIITGSEDGTVRIWHSSTYRLESTLNYGMERVWCVCGLRGSNNVALGYDEGSIIIKVGREEPAMSMDTNGKIIWAKHSEIQQANLKAMGDAEIKDGERLPLAVKDMGSCEIYPQTIQHNPNGRFVVVCGDGEYIIYTAMALRNKSFGSAQEFVWAHDSSEYAIRESNSIVKIFKNFKEKKSFKPDFGAEGIYGGFLLGVRSVNGLAFYDWENTELIRRIEIQPKHIFWSDSGELVCIATEESFFILRYLADKVAASQENNEGVTEDGIEDAFEVQGEIQEIVKTGLWVGDCFIYTSSVNRLNYYVGGEIVTIAHLDRTMYLLGYIPKDDRLYLGDKELNIVTYSLLVSVLEYQTAVMRRDFGMADKVLPTIPKEQRTRVAHFLEKQGFKQQALAVSTDPEHRFELALQLGELKIAYQLAVEAESEQKWKQLAELAISKCQFGLAQECLHHAQDYGGLLLLATASGNATMVGKLAEGAERDGKNNVAFMTYFLQGKLDQCLELLIRTNRLPEAAFLARTYLPSQVSRVVKLWRENLAKVNQKAAESLADPTEYENLFPGLKEAFAAEYYLRETCLGTSRPATDYPLVTPNEDRNILEEAQGYEPNGTFIPLVSKTQDNEESMSVAPAPVTAAEAEPVTPSQPEPAAPTAVDEKEEEEIPAFSQKDKSLDELEVDLDNMELDDIDTTDVNLDDDFLDD; encoded by the exons ATG cCTCTGAGGCTGGACATTAAGCGGAGGCTGACAGCCAGGTCTGACCGAGTGAAGAGTGTGGACCTTCACCCAACTGAGCCATGGATGCTGGCCAGTCTGTACAACGGCAGCGTCTGTGTGTGGAACCATGAAACACAG acTCTTGTCAAGACTTTTGAAGTGTGTGACCTCCCTGTCAGAGCCTCTAAGTTTGTGGCAAGGAAGAACTGGGTCATCACAGGAGCG GATGACATGCAGATCCGTGTCTTCAACTACAACACCTTGGAGCGGGTCCACATGTTTGAGGCCCACTCTGACTACATTCGTTGCATCGCTGTCCATCCGACCCAACCCTACATCCTCACCAGCAGTG ATGACATGTTGATCAAGCTATGGGACTGGGAGAAGAAGTGGTCGTGCAGCCAGGTGTTTGAAGGTCACACTCACTATGTTATGCAGATTGTCATCAACCCCAAGGATAATAATCAGTTTGCTAGTGCCTCCCTGGACAGGACGATTAAG GTTTGGCAGCTTGGCTCTTCGTCTCCCAATTTCACTTTGGAGGGCCATGAGAAAGGAGTCAATTGTATTGACTACTACAGTGGAGGAGACAAGCCCTACCTCATCTCAGGGGCTGATGACCGCCAAGTCAAGATCTGGGATTACCAG AACAAGACCTGTGTTCAAACTCTGGAGGGCCACGCCCAGAATGTCTCCTGTGTCAGCTTCCACCCAGAGCTGCCCATCATCATCACTGGATCAGAGGATG GTACGGTGCGTATCTGGCACTCAAGCACTTACCGTCTGGAGAGTACACTGAACTACGGCATGGAGAgagtttggtgtgtgtgtggcctcaGGGGCTCCAACAATGTGGCGCTAGGCTACGATGAAGGCAGCATAATTATCAAG GTGGGTCGTGAGGAGCCAGCCATGTCTATGGACACTAATGGCAAAATCATCTGGGCcaaacacagtgaaatacagCAGGCTAACCTGAAGGCCATGGGTGATGCCGAAATCAAGGATGGTGAAAGGCTACCACTGGCTGTCAAAGACATGGGCAGCTGTGAGATTTACCCCCAAACCATTCAGCATAACCCTAATGGAAG GTTCGTTGTAGTGTGTGGAGATGGAGAGTATATCATCTACACTGCCATGGCTTTGAGGAACAAGAGCTTTGGTTCAGCGCAGGAGTTTGTCTGGGCACATGACTCCTCTGA ATATGCCATCAGAGAAAGCAACAGTATTGTCAAAATCTTcaaaaatttcaaagaaaagaaatctttcAAGCCTGACTTTGGAGCTGAAG GGATCTATGGAGGCTTTTTGCTTGGGGTGAGGTCAGTGAATGGCCTGGCATTTTATGACTGGGAGAACACAGAACTGATCCGCCGCATTGAGATCCAGCCCAAACAC ATCTTCTGGTCAGACTCCGGTGAACTGGTCTGCATTGCAACAGAGGAGTCCTTCTTCATTCTGCGTTACCTGGCAGATAAAGTAGCTGCCTCCCAAGAGAACAATGAGGGAGTGACAGAGGATGGCATTGAAGATGCCTTTgag GTCCAGGGAGAGATCCAGGAGATTGTGAAGACTGGACTCTGGGTAGGAGACTGCTTCATCTACACAAGCTCTGTGAACAGACTAAACTACTATGTTGGAGGAGAGATTGTCACTATTGCTCATCTGGACAG GACCATGTACCTACTGGGTTATATACCCAAAGATGACCGTTTGTACCTGGGAGACAAGGAGCTCAACATTGTCACTTACTCCCTGCTGGTCTCCGTTCTGGAGTACCAGACTGCTGTAATGAGGAGAGATTTTGGAATGGCTGACAAGGTGTTACCCACAATTCCTAAAGAGCAACGAACCAGGGTGGCCCATTTCCTGGAGAAACAG GGTTTCAAGCAGCAGGCACTGGCTGTGTCTACAGACCCGGAGCACAGGTTTGAGCTTGCCTTGCAGCTGGGAGAGTTGAAGATCGCCTATCAGCTGGCTGTGGAGGCAGAG TCGGAGCAGAAGTGGAAGCAGCTAGCAGAACTGGCTATCAGCAAGTGCCAATTTGGCCTGGCCCAGGAGTGCCTGCACCACGCCCAGGATTACGGTGGCCTGCTCCTCCTTGCCACAGCCTCTGGTAACGCCACCATGGTGGGCAAACTGGCTGAGGGGGCAGAGAGGGACGGAAAGAACAACGTGGCCTTCATGACCTACTTCCTGCAGGGGAA ACTGGATCAGTGTTTGGAGCTTCTGATCAGGACTAACCGACTACCTGAAGCTGCCTTCCTGGCTCGCACCTACCTGCCCAGCCAGGTGTCCCGTGTGGTCAAATTGTGGAGAGAGAACCTGGCTAAGGTCAACCAGAAG gcGGCGGAATCCCTAGCAGACCCTACAGAGTATGAGAACCTGTTCCCCGGGCTGAAAGAAGCCTTTGCAGCTGAGTATTATTTGAGAGAGACCTGCTTGGGCACCTCCAGGCCTGCCACAGATTATCCCCTTGTCACA ccCAATGAAGATAGGAATATTCTTGAGGAGGCTCAAGGATACGAGCCCAATGGAACCTTCATTCCCCTCGTTTCAAAG ACGCAGGATAATGAGGAGTCGATGTCAGTGGCACCAGCCCCTGTTACTGCAGCAGAAGCGGAACCTGTGACGCCTTCACAACCTGAGCCTGCTGCTCCTACAGCAGTGGAcgaaaaggaggaggaagaaatcCCAGCGTTTTCACAAAAGGATAAG TCGCTGGATGAGCTGGAAGTAGACCTGGACAACATGGAGCTGGATGACATCGATACCACAGACGTTAACCTCGACGATGACTTCCTAGATGATTGA